Proteins from one Choloepus didactylus isolate mChoDid1 chromosome 4, mChoDid1.pri, whole genome shotgun sequence genomic window:
- the LOC119532450 gene encoding 26S proteasome non-ATPase regulatory subunit 12-like, producing the protein MAEGGSERADGRIVKMEVDYSATVDQCLPECKKLAKEGRLQEVIETLLSLEKQTRTASDMVSTSRILVAVVKMCYEAKEWDLLNENIMLLSKRRSQLKQAVAKMVQQCCTYVEEITDLPVKLRLIDTLRMVTEGKIYVEIEHARLTKTLATIKEQNGDVKEAASILQELQVETYGSMEKKEQVEFILEQMRLCLAVKDYIRTQIISKKINTKFFQEENTEKLKLKYYNLMIQLDQHEGSYLSICKHYRAIYDTPCIQAESEKWQQALKSVVLYVILAPFDNEQSDLVHRISSDKKLEEIPKYKDLLKLFTTMELMRWSTLVEDYGMELREGSLESPATDVFGYTEEGEKRWKDLKNRVVEHNIRIMAKYYTRITMKRMAQLLDLSVDESEAFLSNLVVNKTIFAKVDRLAGIINYQRPKDPNNLLNDWSQKLNSLMSLVNKTTHLIAKEEMIHNLQ; encoded by the coding sequence ATGGCGGAAGGTGGTTCGGAGCGGGCTGACGGGCGCATCGTCAAGATGGAGGTGGACTATAGCGCCACTGTGGATCAGTGCCTGCCCGAATGCAAGAAGCTGGCCAAGGAAGGAAGACTTCAAGAAGTCATTGAAACCCTTCTCTCTTTGGAAAAACAGACCCGTACTGCTTCTGATATGGTGTCTACATCCCGTATCTTAGTTGCAGTAGTGAAGATGTGctatgaggctaaagaatgggattTACttaatgaaaacattatgcttttGTCAAAACGGCGGAGTCAGTTAAAACAAGCTGTTGCAAAAATGGTTCAACAGTGCTGTACTTATGTTGAAGAAATCACAGACCTCCCAGTCAAACTTCGATTAATTGATACTCTACGAATGGTTACAGAAGGAAAGATCTATGTTGAAATTGAGCATGCTCGACTGACTAAAACATTAGCaactataaaagaacaaaatggtgATGTGAAAGAGGCAGCCTCCATTTTACAAGAGTTACAGGTGGAAACCTATGGGTCaatggaaaagaaagagcaagtgGAGTTTATTTTGGAGCAAATGAGGCTTTGCCTAGCTGTGAAGGATTACATTCGTACACAAATCATCAGCAAGAAAATCAACACCAAATTTTTCcaggaagaaaatacagagaaattaaagttgaaatattataatttaatgaTTCAGCTGGATCAACATGAGGgatcctatttgtctatttgtaaGCACTACAGAGCAATATATGATACTCCCTGTATACAGGCAGAAAGTGAAAAGTGGCAGCAGGCTCTGAAAAGTGTTGTTCTCTATGTTATCTTGGCTCCTTTTGACAATGAACAATCAGATTTGGTTCACCGAATAAGCAGTGACAAGAAGTTAGAAGAAATTCCTAAATACAAGGATCTTTTAAAGCTTTTTACCACAATGGAGTTGATGCGTTGGTCCACACTTGTTGAGGATTATGGAATGGAATTAAGAGAAGGTTCTCTTGAGAGTCCAGCCACTGATGTTTTTGGTTATACAGAGGAAGGTGAAAAAAGGTGGAAAGACTTGAAGAACAGAGTTGTTGAACATAATATTAGAATAATGGCGAAGTATTACACGAGGATAACAATGAAGAGGATGGCACAACTTCTGGATCTATCTGTTGATGAATCAGAGGCTTTTCTCTCAAATCTAGTAGTTAACAAGACCATCTTTGCTAAAGTAGACAGGTTGGCAGGAATTATCAACTACCAGAGACCCAAGGAtccaaataatttattaaatgactGGTCTCAGAAACTGAACTCATTGATGTCTCTGGTTAACAAAACTACACACCTCATTGCCAAAGAGGAGATGATACATAATCTACAATAA